One Glycine soja cultivar W05 chromosome 7, ASM419377v2, whole genome shotgun sequence genomic window, TCAGCttaagtcaaaagttattttgcTGAAGCCAATTTTtctttgcatcttttttttttttcattttctccaaAAAGAAACTTTAATATGGGCCCTCCAATCTCAACTTAAGCACATTGGAGCTAGAATCTTCACTTCAAGCTTTCATTGAACCTTgttccaaaataattattatttgatcCAATTCAAAAATCTTTCAAAATGGTTCATCTATAAGCATGtgaaatctaataaaataataagttaaaaagaaacaaattacaAGTTAacaatttacattaaaaaagaTGAGATAATTATCTAAATCCACATGTCTCCACTTAAGTATTTCTAACAATTATCAATTAACAAATTGCATACTCCCATGGCCATATGCCACTTAACTCAATCCTCCACCACAAATAAAACTAGTCAAGAACTTATCCTAAGTAGGAAATTGACAACCaaatcacacaaaaaaaaaattgttttgtatGCTGTTATATTGTCTGAACTTTGAAAGATTTCACAAAACTAGTAAacagaaaaattaatatatggcAAAAACAAAGTTGAGCTGCATCAAAGACGAAAGATGGTCACTCCATGGCATGACAGCTCTAGTGACTGGAGCCACACGAGGCATAGGGTTCGTTCTCTAGTGTCTTTTCACTTCTTTATATTAATTCCTCAGttgttgttattaatttattattatattcttttttccaTTGTGAATTAGGCATGCAATAGCAGAAGAGTTGGCAGAATTTGGGGCAGTGGTGCATATATGTGCACGTAAACAACAAGATATTGATAGATGTTTGGAAGAATGGAGTAAGAAAGAATTTCGCATAACAGGGTCGGCATGTGATGTACTATATCGAGACCAACgtgaaaatttaatgaaaaatgttgCTTCAATCTTTCACGGAAAGCTCAACATTCTGGTAAGTAAGCCTGACCCTCCTATTTAGATTCAAGTCTACACCATTAGTCTTCTTAATTAGATATAGATAATGGTTTTCTATAGATAAACAATACTGGAACAAATACACCAAAGAACCTCATAGATTATACTGCAGAAGATGTAACCACGATAATGGGAACTAATTTTGAGTCTAGTTACCACCTATGCCAACTAGCACATCCACTTCTAAAAGCATCTGGATATGGGAGCATAGTATTCATATCCTCCATTGCAGGTCTTAAAGCTTTGCCTCTTTGTTCTATCTATGGCCCCTCTAAAGGTATGTTTTTCCTATGTTTAACTAGAACGCCACGTGATAAATTTGGAGTTGCAAAAGAGCATAATCAATCagcatataaattttattcaggAGCTATGAATCAATTGACCAAGAACATAGCATTGGAATGGGCAAAGGATAATATTCGTGCAAATAC contains:
- the LOC114418960 gene encoding tropinone reductase homolog At5g06060-like, producing the protein MAKTKLSCIKDERWSLHGMTALVTGATRGIGHAIAEELAEFGAVVHICARKQQDIDRCLEEWSKKEFRITGSACDVLYRDQRENLMKNVASIFHGKLNILINNTGTNTPKNLIDYTAEDVTTIMGTNFESSYHLCQLAHPLLKASGYGSIVFISSIAGLKALPLCSIYGPSKGAMNQLTKNIALEWAKDNIRANTVAPGPVKTLLLDSFVKSGNEADKAIEAIVSQAPVGRLGDPEDISAMVAFLCLPAASFITGQIINVDGGCTI